The Sediminicola sp. YIK13 genomic sequence GACTACGGTTTTGTTGGGACCAGATAAGAAACTGGGTATCAATTCTGATTTTACACCCTTTGACCAAGTGATTTTGGATCCAGACCTAACTCAGGGTGTGTCCACGGAGCAATGGTTTTACACAGGAATGGATTGTTTCATCCATTGCGTGGAATCGCTCAATGGAACATTTCTGAATGCTTTCAGCCAGAGTTATGGGGAGAAGGCATTGGAGTTGTGCAAGGAAGTGTATCTCGATTCATTATCTGACGAAGATTCTAGAGATAAGTTAATGATGGCCTCATGGCATGGCGGTATGAGTATTGCGTATTCTCAGGTTGGGGTGGCACATGCAATGAGCTATGGGCTGTCATATCTTTTGGGGGTAAAACATGGTATTGGTAATTGTCTTGTTTTTCAGTATTTGGAGGAATTCTATCCAGAAGGTGTGGCCCTCTTCGATCAAATGAGGGAGAAACATCAGATAGAACTTCCAAAAGGAATCTGTGCGAATTTGAGCGATGCCGAATTTGATACCATGATACAAGTGGCCATGAGCTTGGAGCCTCTTTGGGAAAATGCGGTGGGTAAAGAGTGGCGAAAGACCATTACCCCAAAAAAATTAAAATCGATTTATAAAAAAATATAGCCCTTAAAGATTAATTA encodes the following:
- a CDS encoding iron-containing alcohol dehydrogenase family protein; amino-acid sequence: MTKYRNFPMVPRVVFGQGCFKQLGEILLPKRKSSEAPFIFLVDDVFEGHELINNIPLLFNDQIIFISANEEPKTDQVDSLVSQLIHSYTELPSGIIGIGGGTLLDLAKATALMLTNPGSASEYQGWDLIKKPAVYHVGIPTISGTGAEVSRTTVLLGPDKKLGINSDFTPFDQVILDPDLTQGVSTEQWFYTGMDCFIHCVESLNGTFLNAFSQSYGEKALELCKEVYLDSLSDEDSRDKLMMASWHGGMSIAYSQVGVAHAMSYGLSYLLGVKHGIGNCLVFQYLEEFYPEGVALFDQMREKHQIELPKGICANLSDAEFDTMIQVAMSLEPLWENAVGKEWRKTITPKKLKSIYKKI